In Nocardioides sp. zg-1228, a single window of DNA contains:
- a CDS encoding DinB family protein, which translates to MTDFTEQDLGGSTFQRVDLSGASFREADLTGMDLRDVDLSGTRVRAAYLDGVRMTGVEAPHLEISGELGRVLVNGVDVVPLVEAELDRRTPERALMRPTDAAGLRTAFDTLDRLWAETVDRARALPPEALHEQVDGEWSFVQTLRHLGFAHACWVGGVVLADPAPWHPLDLPWDEAPEHDGVPWDRDARPGLDEVLEVRAQRRATVGAVLDDLTEEGLERAVSSATPFLRDADSLTVADCLRVVVREEWEHRSYAERDLTTLDSRWPTGAHWAP; encoded by the coding sequence ATGACCGACTTCACCGAGCAGGACCTGGGCGGCTCCACCTTCCAGCGCGTTGATCTCTCCGGCGCCTCGTTCCGCGAGGCGGACCTGACCGGGATGGACCTGCGCGACGTCGACCTCAGCGGCACCCGCGTGCGCGCGGCCTACCTCGACGGGGTCCGGATGACCGGCGTCGAGGCCCCGCACCTCGAGATCTCCGGCGAGCTCGGGCGGGTGCTGGTCAACGGCGTCGACGTCGTGCCGCTCGTCGAGGCCGAGCTCGACCGGCGCACGCCCGAGCGCGCGCTGATGCGGCCCACGGACGCGGCAGGCCTCCGCACCGCCTTCGACACACTGGACCGCCTGTGGGCGGAGACGGTCGACCGGGCCCGAGCCCTGCCGCCGGAGGCGCTGCACGAGCAGGTGGACGGCGAGTGGTCCTTCGTCCAGACCCTGCGCCACCTCGGGTTCGCGCACGCCTGCTGGGTCGGGGGCGTCGTGCTGGCCGACCCGGCGCCGTGGCACCCGCTCGACCTGCCGTGGGACGAGGCGCCCGAGCACGACGGCGTCCCGTGGGACCGCGACGCGCGCCCGGGGCTCGACGAGGTGCTCGAGGTGCGCGCGCAGCGGCGGGCCACCGTGGGCGCGGTCCTCGACGACCTGACCGAGGAGGGCCTCGAGCGAGCGGTCTCCTCCGCCACGCCCTTCCTGCGGGACGCCGACTCGCTGACGGTCGCCGACTGCCTGCGGGTGGTGGTCCGCGAGGAGTGGGAGCACCGCTCGTACGCCGAGCGCGACCTCACGACGCTGGACTCGCGCTGGCCCACGGGAGCACACTGGGCGCCGTGA
- a CDS encoding alpha/beta hydrolase gives MTAAPRTPGTVAVPGAVLSFDVVGDLADATPDTPPLVLAGSPMDSTGFGSLAARLDGRVLVLTDPRNTGRSTPDDATAAVTPQQHAEDLHALVAALGVGQVDVFASSGAAVNLLHLLAAHPDDVRILVAHEPPMAGLLPDADAIARACDDMVATYDAAGQGPAMARFIGLVTHRGEVTGDEPAPDPAMFGLPTEDDGSRDDPLMANVRGGGVISVPDLDAVRAAPTRVVVGVGEESGGPDDGEIAGRAAHAVARALGQEPVVFPGGHNGFLGGEFGQTGAPDEFAARLREVLATR, from the coding sequence ATGACCGCCGCACCCCGCACGCCCGGCACCGTCGCGGTCCCCGGCGCCGTCCTGTCGTTCGACGTCGTCGGCGACCTCGCCGACGCCACCCCCGACACCCCGCCCCTGGTGCTGGCCGGGTCGCCGATGGACAGCACGGGGTTCGGCAGCCTCGCGGCCCGGCTCGACGGTCGGGTCCTCGTGCTCACCGATCCGCGCAACACCGGACGGAGCACCCCCGACGACGCCACGGCGGCGGTGACGCCCCAGCAGCACGCCGAGGACCTGCACGCGCTCGTCGCCGCGCTCGGGGTGGGGCAGGTGGACGTGTTCGCCAGCTCCGGCGCGGCGGTCAACCTCCTCCACCTTCTCGCCGCGCACCCCGACGACGTACGCATCCTGGTGGCCCACGAGCCGCCGATGGCCGGGCTGCTGCCCGACGCCGACGCGATCGCCCGGGCCTGCGACGACATGGTGGCGACCTACGACGCCGCGGGCCAGGGGCCGGCGATGGCGCGGTTCATCGGGCTGGTGACGCACCGCGGCGAGGTCACCGGCGACGAGCCGGCGCCGGACCCGGCGATGTTCGGCCTGCCGACCGAGGACGACGGCTCACGCGACGACCCGCTGATGGCCAACGTGCGTGGTGGAGGCGTCATCTCGGTGCCGGACCTCGACGCCGTGCGCGCCGCGCCGACCCGGGTGGTCGTCGGCGTGGGGGAGGAGTCCGGCGGTCCCGACGACGGCGAGATCGCGGGACGGGCCGCCCACGCCGTCGCGCGAGCGCTCGGGCAGGAGCCGGTGGTGTTCCCCGGCGGGCACAACGGCTTCCTCGGTGGCGAGTTCGGCCAGACCGGCGCCCCGGACGAGTTCGCCGCGCGGTTGCGCGAGGTGCTCGCTACCAGGTGA
- a CDS encoding amphi-Trp domain-containing protein → MDLFEMDETRTMTREEAATRLHALADSLAKHNSVEFLRDGGKVTVSVPDEVKLKVEVELGEDNEVEIELTW, encoded by the coding sequence ATGGACCTCTTCGAGATGGACGAGACCCGCACCATGACCCGCGAGGAGGCGGCCACCCGGCTGCACGCGCTCGCCGACTCGCTGGCCAAGCACAACTCCGTCGAGTTCCTGCGCGACGGCGGCAAGGTCACCGTCTCGGTGCCCGACGAGGTCAAGCTCAAGGTCGAGGTCGAGCTCGGCGAGGACAACGAGGTCGAGATCGAGCTCACCTGGTAG
- a CDS encoding acyl-CoA dehydrogenase family protein, with protein sequence MPERPTILEQEHEDFRAVARAFFDKEVVPHHTAWEEAGIVDREVWRRAGERGLLCFDVDEAYGGPGIKDFRYNMVLAEEAARAGATGPGFAVHTDIIVPYISSLGTEEQKRRWLPGCVSGDLVTAIAMTEPGAGSDLQGIRTTAVDAGDHYVLNGSKTFISNGILADLVVVVCRTDPDAGHQGISLLVVERGMEGFERGRNLAKMGLHAQDTAELSFADVRVPKANLLGAEGTGFVSLMENLPQERVSIGCIAVAAIEHVLDLCLAYAKEREAFGKPIGKFQHNRFVLAEMATEAHIARVFINDCVLRLNAGEVDTALASMAKWWTTELQKRVVDAGVQLHGGYGYMDEYPISKAYTDSRIQTIYGGTTEIQKEIIGRMLGL encoded by the coding sequence ATGCCTGAGCGCCCCACCATCCTCGAGCAGGAGCACGAGGACTTCCGCGCCGTCGCGCGCGCCTTCTTCGACAAGGAGGTGGTGCCGCACCACACCGCGTGGGAGGAGGCGGGCATCGTCGACCGCGAGGTGTGGCGCCGGGCCGGGGAGCGCGGCCTGCTCTGCTTCGACGTCGACGAGGCCTACGGCGGGCCGGGCATCAAGGACTTCCGCTACAACATGGTGCTCGCCGAGGAGGCCGCGCGCGCCGGCGCCACCGGGCCCGGCTTCGCGGTGCACACCGACATCATCGTCCCCTACATCTCGTCGCTGGGGACCGAGGAGCAGAAGCGGCGGTGGCTCCCGGGCTGTGTCTCCGGCGACCTCGTCACCGCCATCGCGATGACCGAGCCGGGCGCCGGGTCCGACCTCCAGGGCATCCGCACGACCGCGGTCGACGCCGGTGACCACTACGTCCTCAACGGGTCGAAGACGTTCATCTCCAACGGCATCCTGGCCGACCTCGTCGTGGTGGTCTGCCGCACCGACCCCGACGCCGGCCACCAGGGCATCTCGCTGCTGGTCGTCGAGCGCGGCATGGAGGGCTTCGAGCGCGGACGCAACCTGGCCAAGATGGGGCTGCACGCCCAGGACACCGCGGAGCTGTCCTTCGCCGACGTCCGCGTGCCCAAGGCCAACCTGCTCGGCGCAGAGGGAACGGGGTTCGTCTCGCTGATGGAGAACCTGCCCCAGGAGCGCGTCTCGATCGGCTGCATCGCCGTCGCCGCCATCGAGCACGTCCTCGACCTGTGCCTGGCCTACGCCAAGGAGCGCGAGGCGTTCGGCAAGCCCATCGGGAAGTTCCAGCACAACCGCTTCGTGCTCGCCGAGATGGCCACCGAGGCGCACATCGCGCGGGTCTTCATCAACGACTGCGTGCTGCGGCTCAACGCCGGCGAGGTGGACACCGCGCTCGCCTCGATGGCGAAGTGGTGGACGACCGAGCTGCAGAAGCGCGTCGTCGACGCCGGGGTGCAGCTGCACGGCGGCTACGGCTACATGGACGAGTACCCCATCTCCAAGGCCTACACGGACTCGCGGATCCAGACGATCTACGGCGGCACGACCGAGATCCAGAAGGAGATCATCGGGCGGATGCTCGGGTTGTAG
- a CDS encoding LLM class F420-dependent oxidoreductase — MRLASLLMYDGNPRTAADEVVALERAGLDSVWVAEAYGFDSPTLMGYLAAKTETVRIGSGILNIYSRTPGALLQTAAGLDNVSQGRAILGLGVSGPQVVEGFHGVPYSRPMARTAEVVEIIRSGLRREPLSAAGEFHLPLDKEHGAVTGLGKPLKLLNRPERDTVPIWIAALGPKNVEQTAAIADGWIPHLFHPEKAHRVWGGALAAGTAKRQPGLGPLQVMAGGMVSIGDGPDTTSLLDFARPIFALYVGGMGAKGKNFYNDVARAYGYEREAEQIQELYLSGKKREAEALVPTEWLEAANLVGPASYVKERIEAFREAGVTDLNITPVSEDPAATVAQVKEWVS; from the coding sequence ATGCGCCTCGCCTCCCTGCTGATGTACGACGGCAACCCCCGCACGGCGGCCGACGAGGTCGTCGCGCTCGAGCGGGCCGGCCTCGACAGCGTGTGGGTCGCAGAGGCCTACGGCTTCGACTCGCCCACGCTGATGGGCTACCTGGCCGCGAAGACGGAGACCGTCCGGATCGGCTCGGGCATCCTCAACATCTACTCCCGCACGCCCGGCGCCCTGCTCCAGACCGCCGCCGGGCTCGACAACGTCAGCCAGGGTCGGGCGATCCTGGGCCTCGGCGTGAGCGGTCCGCAGGTGGTCGAGGGCTTCCACGGCGTGCCCTACAGCCGGCCGATGGCGCGCACCGCCGAGGTCGTCGAGATCATCCGCAGCGGCCTGAGGCGCGAGCCGCTGTCGGCCGCCGGGGAGTTCCACCTGCCGCTCGACAAGGAGCACGGAGCGGTCACCGGCCTCGGCAAGCCGCTCAAGCTGCTCAACCGTCCCGAGCGCGACACCGTCCCGATCTGGATCGCCGCGCTGGGCCCGAAGAACGTCGAGCAGACCGCCGCGATCGCCGACGGCTGGATCCCCCACCTCTTCCACCCCGAGAAGGCGCACCGCGTGTGGGGCGGCGCCCTGGCGGCGGGCACCGCGAAGCGCCAGCCCGGCCTGGGCCCGCTGCAGGTGATGGCCGGGGGCATGGTCTCCATCGGCGATGGTCCCGACACCACCTCGCTCCTCGACTTCGCGCGCCCGATCTTCGCGCTCTACGTCGGCGGCATGGGCGCCAAGGGCAAGAACTTCTACAACGACGTCGCGCGCGCCTACGGCTACGAGCGGGAGGCCGAGCAGATCCAGGAGCTCTACCTCTCCGGCAAGAAGCGGGAGGCCGAGGCGCTGGTGCCGACCGAGTGGCTCGAGGCCGCCAACCTCGTCGGCCCGGCGTCGTACGTCAAGGAGCGGATCGAGGCGTTCCGCGAGGCCGGCGTCACCGACCTCAACATCACGCCCGTCAGCGAGGACCCTGCCGCCACCGTGGCGCAGGTGAAGGAATGGGTGTCCTGA
- a CDS encoding YbaK/EbsC family protein codes for MADDGPVTLPSLPSLTSLPATEHPELLAPPVAAALDSWPGATDVAVVEIAPDLADTAAMSEAYGIAMTASGNCVVVAGSRAGEERVAACVVRADTRAEVNTLVRRMLDVRKASFLPMERAVAETGMEHGGITPVGLPSGWRVLVHEALLAEPVVVIGSGVRRSKLLVPGPALAGLPGAEVVPDLGR; via the coding sequence ATGGCGGATGATGGCCCCGTGACGCTCCCCAGCCTCCCCTCCCTGACGTCCCTGCCGGCCACCGAGCACCCCGAGCTGCTCGCGCCGCCCGTCGCCGCGGCGCTCGACTCGTGGCCGGGCGCCACCGACGTGGCGGTCGTCGAGATCGCCCCCGACCTCGCCGACACCGCCGCGATGAGCGAGGCCTACGGCATCGCGATGACCGCCAGCGGCAACTGCGTCGTCGTGGCGGGCTCGCGGGCCGGCGAGGAGCGGGTCGCGGCGTGCGTGGTGCGTGCCGACACGCGGGCCGAGGTCAACACGCTCGTGCGCCGGATGCTCGACGTGCGCAAGGCGTCGTTCCTCCCCATGGAGCGCGCGGTGGCCGAGACCGGCATGGAGCACGGCGGCATCACCCCGGTCGGGCTCCCGTCCGGGTGGCGCGTGCTGGTGCACGAGGCGCTGCTCGCCGAGCCGGTCGTGGTGATCGGCAGCGGCGTACGCCGCTCCAAGCTGCTGGTGCCCGGGCCCGCGCTCGCCGGCCTCCCCGGTGCCGAGGTGGTGCCCGACCTGGGCCGCTGA
- a CDS encoding glycerophosphodiester phosphodiesterase family protein, translating to MTVTREAPRARTVSTSSLVATPAVVAHRGASGHRPEHTLGAYRTAIRMDVDDIEVDLVATRDGVLVARHDLDLGATTDVADHPRLAHLRRTRSIDGVDQRAWFVQDLTLAEVTTLAARERMPATRPASAAYDGTEGVPSLTEVLAMAGAESARRGRPVGLMLELKHAAHHDAAGLPLEVPLLRGLARHGLDDPWARVTLMSFESPVLRRLTRLTRLPLVQLLAPGHLPPPEELDKIDEYADGVGAHTSLVLPRDGGGAIGAPSTLVRDAHRRGLTVHAWTVRAENRFLPTNLRRGHARDAPGDMAAEVRALLAAGVDGVITDHPQEALAVVREVQGNASHRRTLAP from the coding sequence GTGACGGTGACTCGCGAGGCCCCCCGGGCCAGGACGGTCTCGACCTCGTCGTTGGTCGCGACCCCTGCCGTGGTTGCGCACCGCGGCGCCAGCGGGCACCGTCCCGAGCACACGCTCGGCGCCTATCGCACGGCCATCCGGATGGACGTCGACGACATCGAGGTCGACCTCGTCGCCACCCGCGACGGGGTGCTCGTGGCGCGCCACGACCTGGACCTGGGGGCGACCACCGACGTGGCCGACCACCCCCGGCTGGCGCACCTGCGCCGCACCCGCAGCATCGACGGGGTCGACCAGCGGGCCTGGTTCGTCCAGGACCTCACGCTGGCCGAGGTCACGACGCTCGCCGCCCGTGAGCGGATGCCCGCCACCCGCCCGGCCAGCGCGGCCTACGACGGGACGGAGGGGGTGCCGAGCCTCACCGAGGTGCTGGCGATGGCCGGTGCGGAGTCGGCCAGGCGGGGTCGGCCCGTCGGGCTGATGCTCGAGCTCAAGCACGCCGCCCACCACGACGCGGCGGGGCTGCCGCTCGAGGTGCCGCTCCTGCGCGGCCTCGCCCGGCACGGCCTCGACGACCCCTGGGCGCGGGTGACGCTGATGTCCTTCGAGTCGCCCGTCCTGCGACGCCTGACCCGCCTGACCCGGCTCCCGTTGGTGCAGCTGCTGGCGCCGGGGCACCTGCCGCCGCCGGAGGAGCTCGACAAGATCGACGAGTACGCCGACGGAGTCGGCGCGCACACCTCCCTGGTGCTCCCGCGCGACGGCGGGGGAGCGATCGGCGCGCCGTCCACGCTCGTGCGCGATGCCCACCGGCGCGGGCTGACGGTCCACGCGTGGACCGTGCGCGCGGAGAACCGCTTCCTGCCCACCAACCTCCGCCGCGGTCATGCCCGCGACGCACCCGGTGACATGGCAGCCGAGGTGCGGGCGCTGCTCGCTGCCGGGGTCGACGGCGTGATCACCGACCACCCCCAGGAGGCGCTGGCCGTGGTGCGGGAGGTGCAAGGCAACGCCTCGCACCGGCGTACGCTCGCCCCGTGA
- a CDS encoding aminotransferase class V-fold PLP-dependent enzyme produces the protein MTHAGAPSTPLLERIRASVIGDDQVMHGPYGPRRVTYADYTASGRSLSFIEDFIRTEVLPAYANTHTEASGTGLQTTRLREDARRIIRDAVGGDEETVVVFCGSGSTAAIDKMIGILGLRVPSTLEDRYALSDAIPADERPVVFLGPFEHHSNEVSWRETIADVVTIHEDADGRVSLDHLREELDRHADRPLKIGSFSAASNVTGIVTDTEGVADLLHQHGALSFWDFAACAPYVDIEMYGPGGSHKDAIFLSPHKFIGGPGTPGVLVVRRELMANRVPVVPGGGTVMYVNTSEHRYLDDPAHREEGGTPAIVESIRAGLVFQLKQAVGVETIQQHEEELLGRAVEAWVAEPTIQILGNLDSQRLSIVSFVIKAPDGAYLHHNFVVALLNDLFGIQTRGGCSCAGPYGHRLLDIDLDRSHRFEAQIAGGCEGIKPGWVRVNFNYFLDEEVFTYVVEAVRLVAREGWRLLGDYRFDPLTGLWHHRTGPVEPPLRLTDVTYGPDGTMTWPTHPQTAPVSVLREHLDEGRAIMAAASPPDWSDTAHLDEDFDALRWFALPACSLG, from the coding sequence GTGACCCACGCCGGCGCCCCCTCGACCCCGCTCCTCGAGCGCATCCGCGCATCGGTGATCGGCGACGACCAGGTGATGCACGGCCCCTACGGACCCCGGCGCGTCACCTACGCCGACTACACCGCGTCGGGTCGCAGCCTGAGCTTCATCGAGGACTTCATCCGCACCGAGGTGCTGCCGGCCTACGCCAACACCCACACCGAGGCGAGCGGCACCGGCCTCCAGACGACCCGGCTGCGCGAGGACGCGCGGCGGATCATCCGCGACGCCGTCGGTGGCGACGAGGAGACGGTCGTCGTCTTCTGCGGGTCCGGCAGCACCGCGGCCATCGACAAGATGATCGGCATCCTCGGCCTCCGCGTGCCCTCCACCCTCGAGGACCGCTACGCCCTCAGCGACGCGATCCCCGCCGACGAGCGCCCGGTGGTCTTCCTCGGCCCGTTCGAGCACCACTCCAACGAGGTGAGCTGGCGCGAGACCATCGCCGACGTCGTCACCATCCACGAGGACGCCGACGGCCGGGTCTCGCTCGACCACCTCCGCGAGGAGCTCGATCGCCACGCCGACCGGCCCCTCAAGATCGGCTCGTTCTCGGCTGCCTCCAACGTGACCGGCATCGTCACCGACACCGAGGGCGTCGCCGACCTGCTGCACCAGCACGGCGCGCTGAGCTTCTGGGACTTCGCCGCGTGCGCGCCCTACGTCGACATCGAGATGTACGGGCCGGGTGGCTCGCACAAGGACGCGATCTTCCTCAGCCCCCACAAGTTCATCGGCGGCCCCGGCACCCCCGGGGTCCTCGTCGTGCGCCGCGAGCTCATGGCCAACCGGGTGCCGGTCGTGCCCGGCGGCGGCACGGTGATGTACGTCAACACCTCCGAGCACCGCTACCTCGACGACCCGGCGCACCGGGAGGAGGGCGGCACCCCCGCGATCGTGGAGTCCATCCGCGCCGGGCTGGTCTTCCAGCTCAAGCAGGCCGTCGGGGTGGAGACGATCCAGCAGCACGAGGAGGAGCTGCTCGGGCGGGCCGTGGAGGCGTGGGTCGCCGAGCCGACCATCCAGATCCTCGGCAACCTCGACTCCCAGCGGCTCTCGATCGTCTCCTTCGTCATCAAGGCGCCCGACGGCGCCTACCTGCACCACAACTTCGTCGTCGCGCTCCTCAACGACCTGTTCGGCATCCAGACGCGCGGCGGCTGCTCGTGCGCCGGCCCCTACGGGCACCGCCTGCTCGACATCGACCTCGACCGCAGCCACCGCTTCGAGGCCCAGATCGCCGGCGGGTGCGAGGGCATCAAGCCCGGCTGGGTGCGGGTCAACTTCAACTACTTCCTCGACGAGGAGGTCTTCACCTACGTCGTGGAGGCGGTGCGGCTCGTCGCCCGCGAGGGCTGGCGGCTGCTCGGCGACTACCGGTTCGACCCCCTCACCGGCCTGTGGCACCACCGCACCGGCCCGGTCGAGCCGCCGCTGCGCCTGACCGACGTGACCTACGGCCCCGACGGCACGATGACCTGGCCGACGCACCCGCAGACGGCCCCCGTCTCGGTGCTCCGTGAGCACCTCGACGAGGGCCGCGCGATCATGGCCGCCGCGTCGCCGCCCGACTGGTCCGACACCGCCCACCTCGACGAGGACTTCGACGCCCTCAGGTGGTTCGCGCTGCCCGCCTGCTCCCTGGGCTAG
- a CDS encoding PspC domain-containing protein, producing the protein MDDVNPSAEQPAQATPPPSGPRLTRDEMKDLGRLRRSVTDRYVAGVAGGIARHLDIDPIIVRVALAVGAFFGGAGLIVYVAAWLLVPEEGTADEPLGLDERNRTIALGAAGVLALVAALSDWAGAFWFPWPLAIVAALVVWFLHRKQPGSPPPRAGTTYAGPMEPTAYAPPPEPAWAPPTDPAWTSYARTPRPEPRTPRRRGPILFWFTLALIALAEGVLGVVDVAGVTVADSAYPALALGITAVMLVLGSFWGRAGGLILLGLVAAITTAVTTVNSTIGDENRYVAPTTAAGVEDTYDFGGGRFTLDLSGVSDVDGLDGRDVAIDAVGGQVDVIVPEGMDVDVRAEVVGGSAVVFGQRSGGFAISQEGFVDGGDGVPDMSITIDLVGGEVVVREAA; encoded by the coding sequence ATGGACGACGTCAACCCCTCCGCCGAGCAGCCCGCCCAGGCCACCCCTCCCCCGTCGGGCCCTCGCCTCACCCGCGACGAGATGAAGGATCTCGGCCGGCTCCGGCGCAGCGTCACCGACCGGTACGTCGCGGGCGTGGCCGGCGGCATCGCCCGCCACCTCGACATCGACCCGATCATCGTGCGCGTGGCGCTGGCGGTGGGGGCCTTCTTCGGCGGCGCCGGACTCATCGTCTACGTCGCGGCCTGGCTCCTGGTGCCCGAGGAGGGCACCGCCGACGAGCCGCTGGGCCTCGACGAGCGCAACCGGACGATCGCCCTCGGCGCCGCCGGCGTGCTCGCCCTGGTCGCCGCGCTCAGCGACTGGGCCGGCGCCTTCTGGTTCCCGTGGCCGCTGGCGATCGTCGCCGCCCTCGTGGTGTGGTTCCTGCACCGCAAGCAGCCGGGGTCACCGCCCCCACGCGCCGGCACCACGTACGCGGGGCCCATGGAGCCCACGGCCTACGCTCCCCCGCCGGAGCCTGCCTGGGCACCCCCCACCGACCCGGCGTGGACGTCCTACGCCCGCACGCCGCGACCGGAGCCGCGCACCCCGCGCCGGCGCGGGCCGATCCTGTTCTGGTTCACCCTTGCGTTGATCGCGCTGGCCGAGGGCGTCCTCGGCGTGGTCGACGTCGCCGGCGTGACGGTCGCGGACAGCGCCTACCCGGCGCTGGCGCTCGGCATCACCGCCGTGATGCTGGTGCTCGGCTCGTTCTGGGGTCGCGCCGGAGGCCTGATCCTGCTGGGCCTGGTGGCGGCGATCACCACCGCCGTGACGACCGTCAACAGCACCATCGGTGACGAGAACCGCTACGTCGCCCCGACCACCGCCGCGGGCGTCGAGGACACGTACGACTTCGGGGGCGGCCGGTTCACGCTCGACCTCTCCGGGGTCTCCGACGTCGACGGGCTCGACGGCCGCGACGTCGCGATCGACGCGGTCGGCGGGCAGGTCGACGTGATCGTGCCCGAGGGGATGGACGTCGACGTCCGGGCCGAGGTGGTCGGTGGCAGCGCCGTGGTCTTCGGCCAGCGCAGCGGGGGCTTCGCCATCAGCCAGGAGGGCTTCGTCGACGGCGGCGACGGCGTCCCCGACATGTCCATCACCATCGACCTGGTCGGCGGCGAGGTCGTCGTCCGCGAAGCGGCCTGA
- a CDS encoding ATP-binding protein, whose translation MSHPPPPARPAARPSRPSHPDEPRRAYRDLSAPLVGGVASGLARHLGLPVLWVRGFFVATAFLGGFGLILYAGLWVFLPAGQHFEVGAPGLESATRTGKRPGRRSLLRDAGPAVALGALFLGVVLGVEALFGQGALFWPVVLAIAGVGLLWRQADEAQRERWMDSSGRIDPFRAIFGNGGWAAYGRIAAGLGLIVTALVVFALAGRATIAVPVVVAGLLGLLGLAIVVGPWVLRLVNDLGAERAERVRTQERADMAAHLHDSVLQTLALIQKNAHDATTVARLARSQERDLRQWLFEADTPDTTTLAGALKEMAADVESQHPVVVDVVTVGDCDLDESLRPVVLAAREAVVNAAKHAGTQRADVYAETTPGAVDVFVRDRGAGFDPGAVAADRHGVRSSIVDRLARHGGSADVRSAPGEGTEVRLHMPRAPQRHDRPHDRPHDSPPDREETR comes from the coding sequence ATGAGCCATCCCCCGCCCCCCGCCCGCCCGGCCGCCCGCCCGTCCCGTCCGTCCCACCCGGACGAGCCGCGCCGCGCCTACCGCGACCTCTCCGCACCCCTGGTGGGCGGGGTGGCCTCGGGCCTGGCGCGCCACCTCGGGCTGCCGGTGCTCTGGGTGCGGGGGTTCTTCGTCGCGACCGCGTTCCTCGGCGGCTTCGGACTCATCCTCTACGCCGGCCTGTGGGTGTTCCTGCCCGCCGGTCAGCACTTCGAGGTCGGCGCTCCCGGCCTGGAGAGCGCGACCCGCACCGGCAAGCGTCCCGGGCGCCGCTCGCTGCTGCGCGACGCCGGGCCCGCGGTCGCGCTCGGCGCCCTCTTCCTCGGCGTGGTGCTCGGCGTCGAGGCCCTGTTCGGCCAGGGGGCCCTGTTCTGGCCGGTGGTCCTCGCGATCGCCGGCGTCGGACTGCTCTGGCGCCAGGCCGACGAGGCGCAGCGCGAGCGCTGGATGGACTCCTCGGGCCGCATCGACCCGTTCCGGGCGATCTTCGGCAACGGCGGCTGGGCCGCCTACGGCCGCATCGCGGCCGGGCTGGGACTCATCGTCACCGCGCTCGTCGTCTTCGCCCTCGCCGGCCGCGCGACGATCGCGGTCCCCGTCGTGGTCGCGGGGCTGCTGGGGCTGCTCGGCCTGGCCATCGTGGTCGGCCCGTGGGTCCTGCGCCTGGTCAACGACCTCGGCGCCGAGCGGGCCGAGCGGGTGCGCACCCAGGAGCGCGCCGACATGGCCGCGCACCTGCACGACTCGGTGCTCCAGACCCTCGCGCTCATCCAGAAGAACGCCCACGACGCCACCACCGTCGCCCGGCTCGCCCGCTCGCAGGAGCGCGACCTGCGCCAGTGGCTCTTCGAGGCCGACACCCCCGACACCACCACGCTCGCCGGTGCACTCAAGGAGATGGCCGCCGACGTCGAGTCGCAGCACCCCGTCGTCGTCGACGTCGTCACCGTCGGCGACTGCGACCTCGACGAGTCGCTGCGCCCCGTCGTCCTCGCGGCCCGCGAGGCCGTGGTCAACGCCGCCAAGCACGCCGGAACCCAGCGTGCCGACGTCTACGCCGAGACCACCCCGGGAGCCGTCGACGTGTTCGTGCGCGACCGCGGCGCCGGCTTCGACCCTGGCGCCGTCGCCGCCGACCGCCACGGCGTCCGCAGCAGCATCGTGGACCGGTTGGCGCGCCACGGCGGCAGCGCGGACGTACGCTCGGCACCCGGTGAGGGGACCGAGGTGCGCCTGCACATGCCGCGCGCTCCCCAACGGCACGACCGCCCGCACGACCGCCCGCACGACAGCCCGCCCGACCGCGAGGAGACCCGATGA
- a CDS encoding response regulator transcription factor: MNQASPERPVRVVLVDDHAMFRAGVRAELAASGAGLVEVVGEAADADAAVAVVRELQPQVVLLDVHLPGGGGVEVMRRHPAPDTLYLALSVSDAAEDVIGTIRGGARGYVTKTITGPELVDAILRVAGGDAVFSPRLAGFVLDAFAGSIDVAAVDEDLDRLTEREREVMRLIARGYAYKEVAKELFISVKTVETHMSSVLRKLQLSSRHELTKWASDRRLL; this comes from the coding sequence ATGAACCAGGCCAGCCCAGAGCGTCCCGTGCGCGTCGTCCTCGTCGACGACCATGCGATGTTCCGCGCCGGGGTGCGTGCCGAGCTCGCCGCGAGCGGTGCGGGGCTGGTCGAGGTCGTCGGCGAGGCGGCCGACGCCGACGCCGCGGTCGCCGTGGTGCGCGAGCTGCAGCCGCAGGTGGTGCTGCTCGACGTGCACCTGCCCGGCGGTGGCGGCGTCGAGGTGATGCGGCGCCATCCGGCGCCCGACACCCTCTACCTGGCGCTCTCGGTCTCCGACGCCGCCGAGGACGTCATCGGCACCATCCGCGGGGGTGCGCGCGGCTACGTCACCAAGACGATCACGGGCCCCGAGCTCGTCGACGCCATCCTGCGCGTCGCGGGCGGCGACGCGGTGTTCTCCCCGCGGCTGGCCGGGTTCGTGCTCGACGCGTTCGCCGGCTCCATCGACGTCGCCGCCGTCGACGAGGACCTCGACCGCCTCACCGAGCGCGAGCGTGAGGTGATGCGCCTGATCGCCCGCGGCTACGCCTACAAGGAGGTCGCCAAGGAGCTCTTCATCTCGGTCAAGACGGTCGAGACCCACATGTCGTCGGTGCTGCGCAAGCTCCAGCTGTCGAGTCGCCACGAGCTGACCAAGTGGGCCTCCGACCGCCGCCTGCTCTGA